In Chloroflexota bacterium, the following are encoded in one genomic region:
- a CDS encoding Rieske 2Fe-2S domain-containing protein, whose translation MLKEENELLTRVGPGTPCGNLMRRYWHPICAEAQLRENPVRPITILGEELVLFRDRSGQLGLIHNRCAHRAMHLMFGVPEEHGLRCCYHGWLYGHDGRILQTPLEPVESHIKDHVRLKAYPVQELGGLIWAYLGPEPAPLLPRWDLFVREGGFRQIVAHQLPCNWLQVMENRGDLGHAIYLHGRLHQYALERQGRLTDDPLARYNSAMRQQNDRLQRGVYTQYRPVYNEFGFTKGTRESGEPDDVPSWVIGTNPILFPYLLGFGPGNMGIRQSYQLGVPIDDTHTWHMQYFCYTFPPGIEVPRQDLVPYVEVPLTDEKGDYTLDYVLAQDMVAWYAQGEITDRSVEHLGESDQCVVAYRKLLREQIDIVGKGGEPINVFRDPDMAERPEIRVPSRPGYRPFVRPGEPSAAGFYRSNYHKISKGGWPYIDDDADRYCPDRDTIIELYRQTEEMLDRQEAARGTARAVDGGGPGRA comes from the coding sequence GTGCTGAAGGAAGAGAACGAGCTGCTCACGCGCGTGGGCCCCGGCACCCCGTGCGGGAACCTCATGCGCCGGTACTGGCACCCAATCTGCGCCGAGGCGCAGCTTCGCGAGAATCCCGTCCGCCCCATCACGATCCTCGGTGAGGAGCTCGTGCTGTTTCGCGACCGCAGCGGGCAGCTCGGGCTGATCCATAACCGGTGCGCCCACCGGGCCATGCACCTGATGTTCGGCGTCCCCGAAGAGCACGGGCTGCGGTGCTGCTACCACGGGTGGCTGTACGGCCATGACGGCCGCATCCTCCAGACGCCCCTCGAGCCGGTCGAGAGCCACATCAAGGACCACGTCCGGCTCAAGGCGTATCCCGTTCAGGAGCTGGGAGGACTGATCTGGGCGTACTTGGGGCCGGAGCCCGCGCCGTTGCTTCCGCGCTGGGACCTGTTCGTTCGCGAGGGGGGCTTCCGCCAGATCGTCGCCCATCAGCTCCCGTGCAATTGGCTCCAAGTGATGGAGAACCGCGGCGACCTCGGCCACGCGATCTACCTTCACGGCCGCCTTCATCAATACGCCCTCGAGCGCCAGGGTCGCCTGACCGACGATCCGCTGGCTCGGTACAACTCCGCAATGCGGCAACAGAACGATCGGCTCCAGCGCGGCGTCTACACACAGTACCGACCCGTCTACAACGAGTTTGGCTTCACCAAGGGGACCCGCGAGTCGGGTGAACCGGACGACGTCCCATCGTGGGTCATCGGCACGAACCCAATCCTGTTCCCCTATCTCCTCGGGTTCGGCCCGGGCAACATGGGCATCCGCCAGTCGTACCAGCTCGGCGTCCCCATTGACGATACCCACACCTGGCATATGCAGTACTTCTGCTATACCTTCCCGCCCGGGATCGAGGTACCCCGTCAGGATCTTGTCCCGTACGTCGAGGTGCCCCTCACCGACGAGAAGGGCGACTACACGCTCGACTACGTGCTTGCCCAGGACATGGTCGCCTGGTACGCCCAGGGCGAGATCACCGATCGATCCGTGGAGCATCTCGGCGAGTCGGACCAGTGCGTCGTAGCGTACCGAAAGCTCCTGCGCGAGCAGATCGACATTGTGGGGAAGGGGGGCGAGCCGATCAACGTGTTTCGCGATCCGGACATGGCGGAGCGCCCCGAGATCCGGGTGCCGTCGCGACCAGGCTACCGTCCGTTCGTGCGTCCAGGCGAGCCATCGGCGGCCGGCTTCTACCGATCGAACTACCACAAGATCTCGAAGGGCGGATGGCCCTACATCGATGACGACGCGGATCGCTACTGCCCGGACCGCGACACCATCATCGAGCTGTACCGCCAGACGGAAGAGATGCTGGATCGGCAGGAGGCCGCGCGCGGCACGGCTCGCGCCGTCGACGGGGGCGGGCCGGGAAGGGCCTGA
- a CDS encoding adenylate cyclase, which produces MKRIVVIGLIVSALSVIPVSSALAVNTGVPGQPNQDCEQIFPSGTLTPSGFNTQGFEHATNVYAGAQPQNSQNPKSVSQYDVACFQAANRPTH; this is translated from the coding sequence ATGAAGCGAATCGTCGTCATCGGCCTGATCGTCAGCGCGCTGAGCGTGATCCCCGTATCGTCCGCGCTGGCGGTGAACACGGGTGTTCCAGGCCAGCCGAACCAGGACTGCGAGCAGATCTTTCCGTCTGGAACCCTGACGCCGAGCGGCTTCAATACCCAGGGCTTCGAGCACGCCACCAACGTATACGCGGGCGCGCAGCCCCAGAACTCGCAGAACCCGAAGAGCGTGTCGCAGTACGACGTCGCGTGCTTCCAGGCGGCCAACCGACCGACGCACTAA
- a CDS encoding peptide ABC transporter substrate-binding protein — MRNLRSAVLLLSVAVLPACISAPRSAPSEATAPAPPPVRTLVIGMHVEPTALSPRPPTTSGITPAAPTMIFSAWLVVADAHNKPRPQLAEKLPQLNTDDWQVYPDGTMDTTYRLRPGLTWHDGAPVTASDVVFGWQVFTDPEMGVPTDPPIRLIQEISAPDDRTVVIRWKQPYGQAGELSTSRYGGVPPMPRHILESKYRAGDVQAFLNDPYWTSQFVGSGPYRLDRWEPGAFIQASAFDGFVEGRPAIGQLKLVFLPDPSAAVASLLSGEVHVAAEDAIGFEQGAVLKKQWESTGAGTVILTPNKSRFLQVQFKLDYVNPKALLDVRVRRAILEATDRESLSAAILDGQISVAHTLTGPVEEYFAELDRVITKYPFNPDEASRLLGEAGFAKGADGAFADRAGQPLSLELRAFSADPGPREAAILSNQWSAVGLSAPISIIPAAQSQNLETVSAYPALRIEQTGLTDTVPVLKIAGSAVATAENRWAGVNRGGWVNADYDRLVDVFVSSLDRSERNHAAAEAFRIASDELPVLPLYYLSLAAAHTATLEGMVGGYASDTAWDNIAQWRWAR; from the coding sequence GTGCGAAACCTGAGGAGTGCCGTCCTCCTCCTGTCCGTCGCGGTGCTGCCGGCGTGCATTTCGGCGCCGAGGTCGGCGCCGTCCGAGGCGACGGCTCCCGCGCCTCCGCCCGTTCGTACCCTCGTAATCGGCATGCACGTCGAGCCAACGGCGCTCTCGCCGCGGCCGCCGACGACCAGCGGCATCACGCCAGCCGCGCCGACGATGATCTTCAGCGCGTGGCTCGTCGTCGCCGACGCCCACAACAAACCCCGACCGCAGCTCGCGGAGAAGCTCCCGCAGCTCAACACGGACGACTGGCAGGTCTATCCCGACGGGACGATGGATACCACCTATCGCCTTCGGCCGGGACTCACGTGGCACGATGGCGCACCCGTCACCGCCAGCGACGTGGTGTTCGGCTGGCAGGTGTTCACCGATCCGGAGATGGGCGTGCCAACCGATCCTCCCATTCGGCTCATCCAGGAGATCTCGGCGCCCGACGATCGGACCGTGGTGATCCGATGGAAGCAGCCGTACGGCCAGGCCGGCGAGCTGAGCACCAGCCGGTACGGCGGTGTGCCGCCCATGCCGCGCCACATCCTCGAGTCCAAGTACCGAGCCGGCGACGTTCAGGCCTTCCTGAACGATCCCTACTGGACCAGCCAGTTCGTGGGGTCGGGCCCCTATCGCCTCGACCGCTGGGAGCCCGGCGCCTTCATCCAGGCCTCGGCCTTTGACGGCTTCGTCGAAGGCCGACCAGCCATTGGGCAGCTCAAGCTCGTGTTCCTGCCGGACCCGAGCGCGGCCGTGGCATCCCTGCTCTCGGGCGAGGTCCACGTGGCGGCGGAGGACGCCATTGGGTTCGAACAGGGCGCCGTGCTCAAGAAGCAGTGGGAGAGCACGGGGGCGGGCACGGTGATCCTAACGCCCAACAAGTCCCGCTTCCTCCAGGTGCAGTTCAAACTCGATTATGTCAATCCCAAAGCGCTGCTCGACGTGCGCGTTCGGCGAGCCATCCTGGAGGCGACCGATCGGGAATCGCTGTCGGCGGCGATTCTTGACGGCCAGATCTCCGTCGCCCACACGCTCACCGGGCCCGTCGAAGAGTACTTCGCCGAGCTAGACCGCGTCATCACGAAATATCCGTTCAATCCCGACGAGGCGAGCCGTCTTCTCGGGGAGGCGGGATTCGCGAAGGGGGCTGACGGGGCATTCGCGGATCGCGCCGGGCAGCCGCTCAGCTTAGAGCTGCGCGCGTTCTCCGCCGATCCCGGGCCGCGCGAGGCGGCCATCCTGTCGAATCAATGGTCCGCCGTTGGGCTCAGCGCGCCCATCTCCATCATTCCCGCGGCCCAGTCCCAGAATCTCGAGACCGTGTCCGCCTACCCCGCGCTGCGGATCGAGCAGACCGGACTCACCGACACGGTACCAGTCCTGAAGATCGCCGGATCAGCCGTCGCGACGGCGGAAAACCGCTGGGCGGGCGTCAATCGTGGCGGCTGGGTCAACGCTGACTACGACCGGCTCGTCGACGTCTTTGTCTCCTCGCTGGACCGGTCGGAGCGCAACCACGCGGCCGCCGAGGCGTTCCGCATCGCAAGCGACGAGCTGCCTGTACTGCCCCTCTACTACCTTTCGCTCGCCGCCGCCCACACTGCCACCCTCGAGGGGATGGTGGGCGGATACGCGAGCGACACGGCCTGGGACAACATCGCGCAGTGGCGCTGGGCACGGTAG
- a CDS encoding amidohydrolase family protein — translation MIIDAHAHNLSGPSLNAYYTLLLANGGSHGYEPFKVSDDEVDAALNRPVFRGKSLIEQVREVGTDVQLLSPRPISMGHSAKPEKIVHWYIEAQNNIIARQCALHPDLFRGVCGLPQNAGVSPANSVEELRRCVKELGFVGCLLNPDPNEGYSPPPPPLGSEYWYPLYEALVDLDVPALIHSTRCGNEREPYTLHFINEESTAIISLLESRVFLDFPSLKLVVSHGGGAIPYQIGRFRSFYDRPGRRVLDAQEDFDTSLRRLYFDTALYTKKALEVLFEAVGPDRCLFGTERPGTGTSIDPKTGKWMDDIKPLIEEIDWLTEVDRQRIFEDNARGLYKLAV, via the coding sequence GTGATTATCGACGCCCATGCCCACAACCTGTCGGGCCCGTCTCTCAACGCGTATTACACCCTCCTCCTTGCCAACGGCGGCTCGCACGGATACGAGCCCTTCAAGGTCTCCGATGACGAGGTCGACGCCGCGTTGAATCGGCCGGTCTTTCGCGGCAAGTCCCTCATCGAACAGGTTCGCGAGGTCGGCACGGACGTGCAGCTCCTGTCGCCGCGACCGATCAGCATGGGCCACAGCGCCAAGCCCGAGAAGATCGTGCACTGGTACATCGAGGCGCAGAACAACATCATCGCGCGTCAGTGCGCCCTCCACCCGGATCTGTTTCGCGGCGTGTGCGGGCTGCCGCAAAACGCGGGCGTGAGCCCTGCCAACTCCGTCGAGGAGCTCCGTCGCTGCGTGAAGGAGCTGGGGTTCGTGGGATGCCTCCTGAACCCCGACCCCAACGAAGGCTACAGCCCGCCGCCACCGCCCCTGGGGAGCGAGTACTGGTACCCGCTCTATGAAGCGCTGGTCGATCTGGACGTGCCGGCCCTCATCCACTCCACGCGATGCGGCAACGAGCGCGAGCCGTACACGCTGCACTTCATCAACGAGGAAAGCACGGCGATCATCTCCCTTCTCGAGTCCCGGGTCTTCCTCGACTTCCCGAGCCTCAAGCTCGTCGTCTCCCACGGCGGCGGCGCCATTCCGTATCAGATCGGCCGTTTCCGCTCCTTCTACGATCGCCCCGGCCGGCGCGTCCTCGACGCGCAAGAGGATTTCGACACCAGTCTTCGCCGGCTCTACTTCGACACGGCGCTCTACACGAAGAAGGCGCTCGAGGTCCTCTTCGAAGCGGTCGGCCCAGACCGTTGCCTGTTCGGTACCGAGCGGCCCGGCACGGGCACGTCCATCGATCCAAAGACCGGGAAGTGGATGGACGACATCAAGCCATTGATCGAGGAGATCGACTGGCTCACTGAGGTCGATCGCCAGCGGATCTTCGAGGACAATGCGCGAGGGCTGTACAAGCTGGCGGTGTAG
- a CDS encoding ABC transporter substrate-binding protein, with protein sequence MKRQFRGLAISALALLVVGCGSTRGPSPTGASTSGAPARPGGVLTMVVRYEPPSLAVLPIRTAGAGVSSTTRLFNAQLDIEDGEGAIRPYLAEALPQLNTDTWRVLPDGRMETSYHLHPNLTWHDGAPLTGDDFSFAWRVYREPSLGVASRVLDLIEDVSAPDPRTVVIHWKQPYPDAGGLRFDFQPLPQHILAEPFSSADPDAFSTSSFWTVDYVGAGPFRVGHWEQGASLEAIAFDGHVLGRPRLDRINIRFIPDENTALTTLLAGEAQYATGRSLRFEHASVLKREWGAAGKGVVLLTPDTMRYTSVQFRPDLVNPAALLDLRVRKGIVSAIDRQALNDALFDGGGSMSDMFLTKHAIYDHVPDMDRTLAEADKAMTHYPFDPRRAEDYLASAGFHKGQDGIQTSANGERLSMEVWADAGPQYEKEQAVLADTWQSVGIDSHASFVPPARLRDGQFRSSFPALHTTSAGRLESLASSGIPTAQNHWAGSNRGSWSNPQYDQLWDAFNTTLDPQSRSQQVVQMLKLASDELPSWVLYYNLSVSAHVSALKGPDNSGLNSDTWNVYEWEISR encoded by the coding sequence ATGAAGCGCCAGTTCCGCGGACTTGCCATTAGCGCACTCGCGCTCCTGGTCGTCGGATGCGGGTCGACCCGTGGTCCATCGCCGACCGGCGCCTCGACGTCGGGAGCGCCGGCGCGTCCGGGAGGCGTCCTCACCATGGTCGTCCGCTACGAGCCTCCGTCGCTCGCGGTGCTCCCCATCCGGACGGCGGGCGCCGGCGTCAGCTCCACGACGCGGCTTTTCAACGCACAGCTCGACATCGAAGACGGCGAAGGTGCGATCCGACCGTACCTCGCGGAGGCCCTACCGCAGCTCAACACGGATACCTGGCGCGTGCTGCCGGACGGCCGAATGGAGACAAGCTACCATTTGCACCCGAACCTCACCTGGCACGACGGCGCTCCCCTGACGGGAGACGACTTCTCCTTCGCGTGGCGCGTGTACCGCGAGCCGTCGCTCGGCGTCGCCTCCAGGGTGCTCGACCTCATCGAGGATGTGTCCGCGCCGGACCCGCGCACGGTGGTCATCCACTGGAAGCAACCGTATCCGGACGCGGGCGGACTGCGGTTTGATTTCCAGCCCCTCCCCCAGCACATTCTCGCCGAGCCGTTCTCGAGCGCGGATCCAGACGCCTTCTCGACCTCTTCTTTCTGGACCGTGGACTACGTCGGGGCCGGGCCCTTCCGCGTCGGGCACTGGGAGCAGGGAGCGAGCCTCGAGGCGATCGCCTTCGACGGTCACGTCCTGGGTCGACCCAGGCTCGATCGCATCAACATTCGCTTCATCCCCGACGAAAACACAGCCCTCACGACCCTCCTCGCGGGGGAGGCGCAGTACGCCACCGGCCGCAGTCTTCGCTTCGAGCACGCATCGGTCCTGAAGCGTGAATGGGGCGCGGCGGGCAAGGGCGTTGTGCTCCTCACACCCGACACCATGCGGTACACGTCGGTCCAGTTCCGCCCGGATCTGGTGAACCCTGCCGCCCTGTTGGACCTGCGGGTACGGAAGGGGATCGTCTCGGCGATCGATCGGCAGGCCCTGAACGACGCCCTCTTCGACGGCGGGGGGTCGATGTCGGACATGTTCCTGACCAAGCACGCCATCTACGACCACGTGCCCGACATGGACCGCACCCTCGCCGAGGCCGACAAGGCGATGACCCATTACCCCTTCGACCCGCGTCGCGCCGAGGACTACTTGGCATCGGCCGGATTCCACAAGGGCCAGGACGGGATCCAGACGAGCGCGAACGGCGAACGGCTGAGCATGGAGGTGTGGGCTGACGCCGGGCCGCAGTATGAAAAGGAGCAGGCGGTGCTGGCGGACACCTGGCAGAGCGTCGGGATCGACTCACACGCCTCTTTCGTGCCACCGGCACGGCTGCGCGATGGCCAATTCCGATCGTCGTTCCCCGCCCTGCACACGACGTCGGCGGGACGCCTCGAAAGCCTCGCATCGTCCGGCATACCCACGGCCCAGAACCATTGGGCCGGCTCGAACCGCGGAAGCTGGTCGAATCCACAGTACGATCAGCTCTGGGATGCCTTCAATACGACGCTCGATCCGCAGTCACGCAGCCAGCAGGTGGTCCAGATGCTGAAGCTCGCGAGCGACGAGCTGCCCTCGTGGGTGCTCTACTACAACCTCAGCGTCTCGGCGCACGTGAGCGCGCTGAAAGGCCCGGACAACTCGGGGCTGAACTCCGACACGTGGAATGTGTACGAGTGGGAGATCAGCCGGTAG
- a CDS encoding Rieske 2Fe-2S domain-containing protein, producing MITAEENVRLTQTGPGTFMGELLRRYWWPIAATVDLDDDPVRPVRLLSENLVLFRDEKGKLGLVAERCAHRGISLAYGIPQENGLRCAYHGWTYDSDGHVVDMPFEPACLPLKITAYAAEELGGLIWAYMGPEPRPLLPRLELLVRDDLARGITMRPLPCNWVQCNDNSIDPVHFEHLHGYAADWWNRKHGINRRVQTARHLKIAFDVFEYGIYKRRLVEGEPDDADDWTVGHPFLFPHTLVQGVGDSYGYQIRVPVDDTHTLHVRYRGSPVRPGEEIPAKVPVRHLELPYDELGRVEWSDIPLQDEAAWVAQGPLSDRTGEHLVTSDKGVILYHNMLIENAEKVQRGEDPMFVIRDEAKNTPYVHVERERDSAKMITRGIEPNTLDARQAVTAKG from the coding sequence ATGATCACCGCTGAAGAAAACGTTCGCCTGACGCAGACCGGCCCGGGCACGTTCATGGGAGAGCTGCTTCGACGCTACTGGTGGCCGATCGCTGCGACCGTCGACTTGGACGATGATCCCGTTCGACCGGTCCGGCTGCTCAGCGAGAACCTCGTTCTCTTCCGCGACGAGAAGGGCAAGCTCGGCCTGGTGGCCGAGCGCTGCGCCCATCGCGGCATCTCCCTCGCCTACGGCATTCCGCAGGAGAACGGGCTGCGCTGCGCCTATCACGGTTGGACGTACGACAGCGACGGGCACGTCGTCGACATGCCCTTCGAGCCCGCCTGCCTGCCGCTAAAGATCACCGCGTACGCCGCCGAGGAGCTGGGCGGCCTGATCTGGGCATACATGGGCCCCGAGCCCCGGCCGCTGCTGCCGCGGCTCGAGCTGCTGGTCCGCGACGATCTGGCGCGCGGTATTACGATGCGGCCGCTCCCGTGCAACTGGGTCCAGTGCAACGACAACTCCATCGACCCGGTGCACTTCGAGCATCTGCACGGCTACGCGGCCGACTGGTGGAATCGGAAGCACGGGATCAATCGCCGCGTCCAGACGGCGCGCCACCTCAAGATCGCCTTCGACGTGTTCGAGTACGGCATCTACAAGCGGCGGCTCGTCGAAGGGGAGCCGGACGACGCCGACGATTGGACCGTCGGCCATCCGTTCCTCTTTCCCCACACACTGGTCCAGGGGGTTGGCGACTCGTACGGCTACCAGATCCGCGTGCCGGTCGATGACACGCACACCCTGCACGTGCGCTACCGCGGATCACCCGTGCGCCCGGGCGAGGAGATCCCTGCGAAGGTTCCGGTTCGGCACCTCGAGCTGCCCTATGATGAGCTGGGCCGAGTCGAGTGGTCCGACATCCCGCTGCAGGACGAGGCAGCGTGGGTGGCGCAGGGCCCACTGAGCGACCGCACCGGCGAGCACCTGGTGACCTCGGACAAAGGCGTGATCCTCTATCACAACATGCTCATCGAGAACGCGGAGAAGGTGCAGCGCGGCGAGGACCCGATGTTCGTCATTCGCGACGAGGCGAAGAACACGCCGTACGTCCACGTCGAGCGTGAACGGGACAGTGCGAAGATGATCACGCGGGGCATCGAGCCCAACACCCTTGATGCCCGCCAGGCGGTGACCGCCAAGGGCTGA
- a CDS encoding amidohydrolase family protein translates to MRIIDADGHITEGKYADEIAKFMPGDQGRSIFPPLDHFHSYYLRADRGVFGSPDAEEWLGFLDDVGIDWTAVYPTSGLAVGRIVSVDWAVAACRAYNNWVHERYVNETPRIKGVALLPLQDPQAAAEELHRSVTELGMCAAMLPSNGEGVKAHLGDRIYWPVYEEAQKLDCALAVHGGCHHHFGMDAFSTYYPVHALGHPFGIMVQAAAMLAHGIFDHFPGIRVGFLEGGATWVPFYLDRMRRSYEGHVQQTVNGEYVEGPHPSEGAIEHFKRHVREGRIFVGFDCDDEGLGYAIQRAGRSPFLFASDYPHESFNAQTCRHEIDELLEREDLSAVDKEAVLAQNAERFYGRRATG, encoded by the coding sequence ATGCGCATCATCGATGCCGACGGCCACATCACCGAGGGGAAATACGCGGACGAAATCGCCAAGTTCATGCCCGGCGATCAGGGCCGAAGCATCTTCCCTCCGCTCGACCACTTCCATTCCTATTACCTGCGGGCCGATCGGGGCGTGTTCGGGAGCCCCGATGCGGAGGAGTGGCTGGGATTCCTGGACGATGTCGGGATTGATTGGACCGCGGTCTACCCCACATCGGGGCTGGCCGTCGGACGGATCGTGTCGGTGGATTGGGCCGTGGCGGCGTGTCGCGCCTATAACAACTGGGTCCACGAGCGGTACGTTAACGAAACGCCGCGCATCAAAGGGGTCGCCCTCCTCCCCCTTCAGGATCCGCAGGCGGCGGCCGAGGAGCTGCACCGCTCGGTGACCGAGCTGGGGATGTGCGCCGCGATGCTGCCGTCCAACGGCGAGGGCGTGAAGGCGCACCTCGGCGATCGCATCTACTGGCCCGTGTACGAGGAGGCCCAGAAGCTCGATTGCGCCCTGGCGGTCCACGGGGGGTGCCACCATCACTTTGGAATGGACGCTTTCAGCACCTACTACCCGGTCCACGCCCTCGGCCATCCTTTCGGCATCATGGTTCAGGCCGCGGCCATGCTCGCCCACGGCATTTTCGACCACTTCCCGGGGATCCGCGTCGGCTTCCTCGAGGGCGGGGCGACCTGGGTGCCCTTCTACCTCGATCGCATGCGGCGGTCGTACGAGGGCCACGTCCAGCAGACGGTGAACGGGGAGTACGTCGAGGGGCCGCACCCGAGCGAGGGCGCCATCGAGCATTTCAAGCGCCACGTGCGCGAGGGCCGCATCTTCGTCGGATTCGACTGCGACGATGAGGGCCTGGGGTACGCGATCCAGCGCGCGGGGCGCAGCCCCTTCCTGTTCGCCAGCGACTATCCCCACGAGAGCTTCAACGCGCAGACCTGTCGCCACGAGATCGACGAGCTGCTGGAGCGCGAGGACCTCTCCGCGGTGGACAAGGAGGCCGTGCTTGCCCAGAACGCGGAGCGGTTCTACGGGCGGCGCGCTACCGGCTGA
- a CDS encoding DUF362 domain-containing protein, with product MAEPGRGIVAVLRTRPESVLDDYGRLFELAGAADSLQPSATTILKDNISWHFPFPAANTTPWQLEGTVLALRALGYGDLVCVQNKTVVTDAFKGEDLNGYVPIFQRHDIPVLYNFKDEDMRWIHYEPKRRMLVLDRIFPEGIQIPDYFAGKNIVHLPTVKCHIYTTTTGAMKNAFGGLLNTRRHYTHSWIHETLVDLLAIQQEIHPGIFAVMDGTTAGNGPGPRTMFPEVKNVILGSADQVAIDAVAARMMGHDPMSLPYIRLAHEAGLGIGDPAQIRIVGDEDAAAERWGFKVGDNGASRVGDVIWFGPLKRVQNIFMRTPLVNVFVLGSEAYHDYYRWPVRDRRVFEDWAATTPWGKLFLEYRRQGALAPSSRPAVSTGDRT from the coding sequence ATGGCAGAACCCGGGCGGGGAATCGTCGCCGTCCTGCGCACAAGACCAGAATCCGTTCTGGACGACTACGGTCGCTTGTTCGAGCTGGCGGGCGCGGCTGACTCCCTGCAGCCCAGCGCCACGACGATCCTCAAGGACAACATCTCCTGGCATTTCCCCTTTCCGGCGGCGAACACGACCCCGTGGCAGCTTGAGGGCACGGTTCTCGCCCTGCGCGCTCTGGGGTACGGCGACCTCGTGTGCGTCCAGAACAAGACCGTGGTGACTGACGCCTTCAAAGGCGAGGACCTGAACGGCTACGTCCCGATCTTTCAGCGCCATGACATCCCCGTTCTCTACAACTTCAAGGACGAGGACATGCGGTGGATCCACTATGAGCCAAAGCGCCGCATGCTGGTCCTCGACCGCATCTTCCCCGAGGGCATCCAGATCCCCGACTATTTCGCCGGCAAGAACATCGTTCACCTGCCCACGGTGAAGTGTCACATCTACACCACCACGACCGGCGCCATGAAGAACGCCTTCGGCGGACTCTTGAATACGAGGCGCCACTATACCCACAGTTGGATCCACGAGACGCTGGTCGATCTCCTAGCGATCCAGCAGGAGATCCATCCGGGCATTTTCGCCGTCATGGACGGGACGACCGCAGGCAATGGACCCGGCCCCCGCACCATGTTCCCCGAGGTCAAGAACGTCATCCTCGGCTCCGCCGACCAGGTGGCCATCGACGCCGTCGCGGCCCGCATGATGGGCCACGATCCGATGTCGCTGCCGTACATTCGGCTGGCCCACGAAGCCGGCCTGGGCATCGGCGATCCGGCGCAGATCCGCATCGTGGGCGACGAGGACGCCGCGGCCGAGCGCTGGGGTTTCAAAGTTGGCGACAATGGCGCCAGCCGGGTGGGCGACGTGATCTGGTTCGGGCCGCTGAAGCGCGTTCAGAACATCTTCATGCGCACGCCGCTCGTCAACGTCTTCGTCCTTGGCTCGGAGGCATATCACGATTACTACCGGTGGCCCGTTCGCGACCGTCGCGTCTTCGAAGACTGGGCCGCCACCACCCCCTGGGGCAAGCTCTTCCTGGAGTATCGGCGACAGGGCGCGCTGGCCCCTTCCTCGCGCCCAGCCGTCTCCACTGGCGACCGCACCTGA